One genomic segment of Paraburkholderia phymatum STM815 includes these proteins:
- a CDS encoding 1-deoxy-D-xylulose-5-phosphate synthase N-terminal domain-containing protein — protein MSLRDTIDSPSNARQRVADGLRGFLIAGVSATGVHFMSGLGAFESTVAPHYGDTPYDAFGAAHTGTSISAAIGMALGLLNSGTYIVAINCDDALSAGGLNAQSADSSRLLHERN, from the coding sequence ATGAGCTTACGGGACACGATTGATTCGCCATCCAACGCACGGCAGCGTGTTGCGGACGGACTCCGTGGATTTCTGATCGCAGGCGTGTCGGCGACGGGAGTGCACTTCATGTCGGGCCTGGGCGCGTTCGAATCGACGGTCGCGCCTCATTACGGCGACACGCCGTACGATGCGTTCGGTGCAGCACACACGGGCACGTCAATCTCTGCGGCAATAGGAATGGCGTTGGGTTTGCTCAATAGCGGAACGTATATCGTGGCGATCAATTGCGATGACGCGCTGTCCGCCGGTGGACTGAACGCTCAAAGCGCCGACTCAAGCAGGCTTCTACATGAGCGCAACTGA
- a CDS encoding ArsR/SmtB family transcription factor, whose amino-acid sequence MSATDPTADFDRAIRALAHPFRRKVLQWLADPDEYFTVPEYAAFRAVSAGMLHARSGLSQSTVSGHLAQLEHAGLIRSKKVGQWVFYSRNDVAMRELAEWFCADVAGVAEMSRVK is encoded by the coding sequence ATGAGCGCAACTGACCCGACAGCCGACTTCGATAGGGCAATCCGCGCGTTGGCGCATCCGTTCCGAAGGAAAGTGCTGCAATGGCTTGCCGATCCCGACGAATACTTTACGGTGCCGGAGTATGCGGCGTTTCGAGCCGTCTCTGCGGGAATGCTGCATGCGCGCAGCGGTTTGTCGCAATCGACGGTATCCGGTCATCTGGCTCAACTCGAGCATGCCGGTTTGATCCGGTCGAAAAAGGTCGGGCAATGGGTGTTCTATTCGCGTAACGACGTGGCGATGCGTGAACTGGCCGAATGGTTTTGCGCCGACGTTGCCGGGGTCGCCGAAATGTCTCGCGTCAAATAG